tctgcaattgtcactttacttGAGTtgtgttttatcttgttcttacttgtgtCTTTGATTCATAGCATGGATtagccttctcagcgaggtcaaccggattgtgacacgctTGATAACTAGatgagacgtggtgctaaggttgcagggggGGTCGGGTCTTTTGAtatgaagccagatcggtgtgtcgcttTCCAACCAAATCGATAGTTGTTATCTTCACCTAACGGAAGATTGAGAATCATGTTGGTGTAATCCTGATCACACATGTGCAAGGAGTATGCAATGACGTGGCGTGTCTGAGATGGAGATGGCAAGGCGGGAAGACCAGTTTCAAACTGGGGAAGCCAAGCCAGgcgtggtgaccacgcccacgTTCTGCTGTTAACTGCAACATGTGTTTTCAGTAAACTTGTATCGAGTGTGTAGCAGTTTTTTATAGCTGCAGAGTGTGTGTTAGCTTGACATATATAATGCAGGGTCATTAGGGAGTTGAGTAATGCGTCGTGGTGCTGGTTAAGCACATTGTATCCAGAACAAACCAAAGTGAAAAAGGGCACTGTCTCCCGGTAGTCCACCCGGCGGTTCCAGTTCTTGTGTTCGCTGTGTTGATGTTCTAGCGCATTCTTTGATCTTTGTTGTTCGATCCAGCCACCATACAGCGTGTAATTGAGATCCTTGACCTACATTTGGTATCGGAGCCTTGATTACACGCGGAGATACTCCAGATCGGAGCCATGAGCGTGAGCGGGGAGAAGGGCGGCGGGGAAGCTCGTCAGGTTTACCTGACTCTGACGAACATGAATTACACCAGTTGGTGCATTCGGGTTCAGGCGATCATGGAGGATCGGGGGGAGTGGGAGGTGGTGGAGCCGGAGGCGGGGAGCGGGACGTCGGCGACGCCGAGTGCGGCGGAGCAGGCGAAGGCAATCGCCAAGGACAAGAAGGTCAAGGCGCATCTTCTGCAGTGCATACCGGATGACTTGCTGATGCAAGTTGCCAAGAAGAAGACTGGTAAGGAGGTGTGGGAGTCCCTGAAGGCAAGATTCGTCGGCGCAGATCGAGTGAAGGACGCTCGGATGCAGACGCTCAAGGGCGAGTTCGATGCAATCCGGATGAACGAGGATGAGCCGCTCGATTAGGTTGTGGGGAAACTGACGACACTGTCAGTGAAATATAACAGCCTGGGTGGAAGCCTTGATGATGCAGAGATGGTGAAGAAGCTTTTTGACATTGTCCCCGATCGTTACCTCAACGTCGTGGCGGGCATAGAGCAGTTCTATGATTTGAAGACACTTGCATTTGATGAGGCGGTGGGGCGTTTGAAAGCGTTCGAGGAACGCACACGGCGGAGCAGTGGCGGCACGCGATCTGACAGTGGGCAGGTGCTGCTCACGCAGGCGGAGTGGGAGGCCAGACAGAAGAGATCAGGTGGTGACTCTTCGGGGAAGGGGAGGAAGCATGAAGGCGGCGGGCGAGGTCGTGGTCGGGGCCGATGTGGAGGAAGCGGTGGCTGCAGCGGTGGCAGTGACGCCGGGAAGGACGGCACGGGGAAGCGTGACAAAagtcacatcaagtgcttcaagtgccgcaacTATGGGCACTACGCCAACCGGTGcccggaggagaagaagaaggaggaggcgcactatGCAAAGGCGGAGGAGAACGAGCCCACGGTGCTGCTCGCAGAAACAGCGATGCTGGGACTGAATGAGCACTCGTCATCAGGGCAAGTTCAGAAAGTTCAGAAAGTGTTTCTGAATGAAGCCAGAACAGTGCCAGAGCTCCACCTGTCAGAGGGAGGCAATTCGACAGGCAACATTTGGTACTTGGACAATGGggcaagcaaacatatgactggtgatcttCAGAAGTTCAGAGATTTGAATCGAGCTATAACAGGCAAGGTAAGATTTGGTGATGACTCTACTGTAGCAATTCGAGGTAGAGGTACTGTAGTGTTTCAAGGCAAATGTGATGATCAGTGGGTGTTATCTGATGTCTACTACATTCCTAAGTTGAAAAGCAATCTTGTCAGTTTGGGTCAGTTAACTGAAATAGGACACAAGGTTGTACTGGATGAAGATGTGTTAGAAGTGTTAGAGAAACATCCTGTCAGAGTTATCATGAGAGTGCCTAGAACACAAAATAGGATGTACAAGATTGAGTTGAGAACAGTAGAACCAAATTGCTTATTGGCTAGCATTGATGATCAAGCCTGGCTTTGGCATGGGAGACTTGGACATGTGAATTTTAGATCTCTGAATCAGCTGGTGAAAAGGGAGATGGCTGTGGGAGTACCTGAGATCAGTCACCCAGATCAGGTGTGCAGTGATTGTCTTGCAGCTAAGCAGACTAGAGCACCATTTCCTAAGTCTACACAATGGCATTCAATTGAGAAGCTCATGCTAGTTCATGTTGATTTGTGTGGACCAATATCACCAGAGACAGCAGGAAGGAACAGATACTTCATGCTGTTAGTTGATGACCATTCTAGATGGATGCAGGTGTACATGCTGCAGAGGAAGGATCAAGCATGTGAAGCATTTGTCAAGTACAAAGCAGATGTTGAAAATGTCACTGGGTGCAAAGTGAAAACACTCAGGTCAGACAGAGGAGGAGAATTTCTAGCTGGACAATTTGCCAAGGTGTGTGAACAAGCAGGAATCAAAAGGCATTTCACAGCCCCATACtcaccacaacaaaatggtgtggtgGAGAGGAGAAATAGGACTGTGATGGAAATGGCTAGAGCACTGTTGAAGAGCATGAAAATACCAGGAAGGTATTGGGGAGAGGGTGTCAGGCATGCTGTTTATCTGTTGAACAGGCTGCCAACAAAGGTGTTGGGTGACAAAACTCCATATGAAGCCTGGAATGACAGGAAGCCTAGTCTAGGACACCTGAGGGTGTTTGGGTGCATATGTCATGCCAAGGTTGCTGTACCCCATCTGAAAAAGCTTGATGACAGGAGTAAACAATTGGTCTACTTTGGAGTGGAAGAAGGGAGTAAAGCACACAGATTGTATGACCATGAAAACAACAAGATTGTCGTTAGTAGGGATGTAGTGTTTGAAGAGAAGAAGATGTGGAATTGGGGGTTAAGCCTGGGCACAAACATCACTGAAGAGTTTGTAGTTGAAGGAGACTTTGAGCCTGAAGGTATTGTGAATGTTGACAATGTTGTAGCAGATCAGGCAGGGGAGACAGATGCAAGTGTTGAGAATTCTGTCAATGTGCCAGATGAGCTACAGATGCCTGTAGGAATGTATGATCAGGGAGATACTGAAATGGTCAATGCAGGTATGTTGACACCACAACACATCATGTCTCAGAGTGACAGTTCCACACCACCATCAGTTAATGAGAGTGGAGCAATGAGGTTTAGAAACCTTGATGAAATTTATGATGAGACCACTGAAGTTGAACTGATGGACTCTGATGTAGAGGCATTGTTGGCAGAGGCAGATGAGCCATCTTGTTATGGTGAAGCAGCTGGTCATCAAGAATGGATGGAGGCAATGGATAAGGAAATGCAATCCATTGAGAAGAATAGAACATGGGAGCTGGTTAAGCTGCCTGTAGGGAAGAAGCCTATTGGATTAAAATGGGTCTTCAAGTTGAAAAAGAACTCAAAGGGTGAAGTGGTGAAGtacaaagcaagattagttgcAAAAGGTTATGTGCAAAAGCAAGGAATAGATTTTGAAGAGGTGTTTGCCCCTGTAGCCAGATTAGATACAGTGAGACTATTACTGGCTTTTGCAGCTAATAATGGCTGGAAGATTCATCATTTGGATGTGAAGTCTGCTTTCTTATATGGGGAGCTTGAGGAAGAAGTCTATGTGTCACAGCCTGAGGGATATGCCGTGAAGGGAAAAGAGCAGTATGTTCTGAAATTGAGCAAAGCTCTTTATGGACTTAGACAAGCTCCTAGGGCTTGGAATGTCAAACTTGACAAAAGCCTGAAAAATCTTGGGTTCAGAAGATGTTTGAGTGAACAGGCAGTATACACCAGGGGGAATGGTGTTGACACAGTCATTTTAGGTGTCTATGTAGATGATTTAATTGTTACTGGAGGAAATCCTGAGGCAATAATTTTTTTCAAGAGACAGATGATGACTGAGTTTGAGATGACAGATTTAGGCTTACTGTCATACTACCTTGGGATTGAGGTAGAGCAAAAGAAAGACTATGTTACTGTGAGACAGACTGGTTATGCCAAGAAAATTCTGTTGCAGTTTGGGATGGGTGATTGCAATTCAACAAAGTTCCCAATGGAGCCTGGTTGCAAACTTGATGCAGACAAGAGTGGTCAGGCAGTGAATGCAACTAAATATAGAAAGGTGATTGGGTGTCTCAGATATTTGCTTCATACTAGACCTGATTTGTCATACTCAGTTGGAGTAGCAAGCAGGTTTATGGAGAAACCAACAATTATGCACACAAAAGCAGTTAAGCAGATCATGAGATATCTGAAGGGTACCATCAACCTTGGACTGGTGTATGTGCAAGGTGGATGTTCAGATAAGTTAGTGGGCTACACTGATAGTGATCATGGTGCAGATGTAGTGGAGAGAAGGAGCATAGGTGGCATGGCATTTTATTTGAATGAGAACCTGATAACATGGTGCTCCCAAAAGCAAAAGACAGTAGCATTGTCTTCTTGTGAATCTGAATTCATGGCAGCCACAGCTGCAGCCAAGCAGGCATTGTGGTTAAGAAATATGATCAGTGAGATCACCAAGGAGAAGCCTAAGGCAGTGACTCTCTATGTTGACAATAACTCGGCTATTGCACTCATGAAGAACCCTGTCTTTCATGGCAGGAGCAAGCATATTGATATCAAGTACCATTTTATCAGGGAGTGTGTAGAGAGAGGGCAAATTGTTGTGAAGAGAGTTGGTACCGAGGAGCAGAAGGCAGATGTGCTGACCAAGCCACTTGCAGCAGGCAAGCTGATTGTGATGAGGCATTTGCTTGGTGTGAGAGATCTCGGTGTGTGCCAGGATTAGGGGGGAGTGTGTTGGTGTAATCCTGATCACACATGTGCAAGGAGTATGCAATGACGTGGCGTGTCTGAGATGGAGACGGCAAGGCGGGAAGACCAGTTTCAAACTGGGGAAGCCAAGCCAGgcgtggtgaccacgcccacgTTCTGCTGTTAACTGCAACATGTGTTTTCAGTAAACTTGTATCGAGTGTGTAGCAGTTTTTTATAGCTGCAGAGTGTGTGTTAGCTTGACATATATAATGCAGGGTCATTAGGGAGTTGAGTAATGCGTCGTGGTGCTGGTTAAGCACATTGTATCCAGAACAAACCAAAGTGAAAAAGGGCACTGTCTCCCGGTAGTCCACCCGGCGGTTCCAGTTCTTGTGTTCGCTGTGTTGATGTTCTAGCGCATTCTTTGATCTTTGTTGTTCGATCCAGCCACCATACAGCGTGTAATTGAGATCCTTGACCTACAAATCATGTCCCCATCAAGTCTTTTCCCTCGACACCTAAACCCATCTAACCGATCAATTAGACACTGCAAGAGGTTCGGAAGCACGACTCATGTTCCAAGAGGCTAGGAGACTGCTGATCTACATCTACATCAAGTTCTTTATCAAGatagtacttctacttcacctaCATCAACTCTACTATGTCTACATAGGCATATATGGAATGAGATGAATTTCCACACTAAGTTATGTTAGTGGTCATGTTTGAGCAAAGATAAGACGATCCTGTTATAACTAAGATTATTTTTAACATGGTTATCAGTTATCACAGCAAATGACAAATAGCCATTTTGTACATGGCCCTTACAGCCTTATTCAACAATCCACAATAGGCAATAAGGATATCCTACATGTCACGTAGACACACCATATAGGATATAAAaatcacatgcatgcatgcatgctgattTTATCAATTACTTACTATGACAAAATAAGAAATGCGACCGATGCAATGCAGATATATATGCATGAAACGTGCGTACAGTATATGATGAGAATAAGCAAAGGAGGACAGAGGACCACGCACCGCAGGTGATGCGTCTAAGGTTGCTTGAGTGAATAGATGGCCTTAAAGATGCCGACGAGCACACCGGCGATAGACAGGACGGCGGCGATGAGCTTGTAGTTATTGTAGACGAACTTGTGGACAGCGATCCTCACCGGCCTCCGGCGCATGTACTCCTGGATATCTCTTACGATGCAGAAGTAGTTGTGGCCCAGGCGAAGGTGCTGGCCGAAGCCCTTGAAGAAGGCAAGCGTCTGCGTGTTGCTGAAGTGGCTGCACAGCAAGCCCCGCCTCCGGAGCTCGTGCACGTCCTCCTCACTGTCCATGAGCATCGCCAGCACCGACAGGTAcgagctcacgacgtagccatcaGACACAAAGCTGGCGGCGGAGCTAGCCCCGGCCGCCTCTAGCGCCACCAAGTTGACGAGGTAACAGGCCATGACGTCATTGATGAACACCGGAGACAGAGAGCTCGCCGAAGACGGACTTCTTCCGAACGTTCATGTCCGCAAATCGTCCGGCCGTGCTGACCGTCACCCTGACACCTATCTGTGCCAGATCCAAGGCGCTGCTGGATAGAGTAGACAGGCATACCTCGTCTGAGTTGTCTCCATCCTCGCTCCCTCTCTCTTGAGGAGGCATGCCATGTATGAGAATGACTATCGTCACCTATCGTCACCCTGACATACACTGAAGTTTCTTCCATGGCTTGTGATGCTTCTTGTTTCACCATCAGTATTTGTCTTCTGTCCAGGGACGACGACGTGCCTGCACTTCTCTAGGAAAGTGTGAAGGAATCTCTGGGACCTCATGATCCATGAGGGAACCATCTTTTCCTTTACACACAAGAGAAACCTCGTCGCCAAATAAACAAGGGAATCCATGTCCACGGGCCAGAACTCCATTAGGACCTCGAGAACCAGCCAAGGGATCTGGTTCTCGAGCATTGAAATGTCCTTGAGGAAGCTAGGTCCGGCCGAAATGGCGCACCCTTTTAACAGCGGGTCGTCGTCGCCGCTGGACATGAACCACCGAAGGAAGCAGCCGTCCAGGAACATCATAGTCGCGAACTCGGCGTCGCTCAGGCCTTTAACCTTCGCGTCGTCAGCGTCGTAGCAGCGgcgggcgtcgctggcgatggagACGATCTTCCCGTAGACATCGTCGACGGAGCGGCCCGAGCCCCTGCACATCGTGTAGGCCACGGCGTGCTTTACCTCCTCCATCTCCTGTAGGTGGGGCAGGCCGTGGTGATACGGGCCAATGGCCACCACGCCGGGCACCACGTACCGATTGTCCTCGCCGCCGAGCCCTCGTAGCCTACGAGGGAACTTGTGGATCATGGCAGGGCTCATTGAGATGCGGGTCTGCACTCTCTCCGCTGTTTTGTGCAGCCTCTCTTTCAAAGCCTCTAATGTCATTTCTTGTGCGGCTGCTGCAGGGATAGGTACAGTTTTTCGTCTGGTGGACTGCTAGCAGCAGGGCCGTGCCCCATGCATGTGCAAGACGTGCGACTGTACGGGGCCTCCCATTCGTAGGGGCCTAAAAAATTATGGCTCCGACTGTATAGGATTCGCTACCAACGTTGCATCTCTCTTAGTGGCGTTACAAAATCCATCTAGCCTGTATCGGCCCGTCGCCCCATCTAAGCGTCTCCATATTGCCAATCAAGCAAGCCGATGCCGAGTGACTGAATCGCCATCCGCACATGCATGACTTGAGAGTGGAGGCTACCAAGGGTTGAATATGTACCATTCTTGATTTATCGAAATGCTATGTACATGCTATTATCGTTCTATTTATCTAGGCTAGTAGGGCCTATTTTAAAGTTTGGAAGAAGACCCTGTATTTTACCGGCACGTCCCAGGCTAGCAGCGCCGATCTCCATATTGGAGGCTTGGAGCTGGTCGCTGGAGGAGAAAACCTCACAGGTGCATCGACCAAACTGTGGATCTATGATCTAGTACATTATATATAGATAATAGACCTACGCAAGATGGCTGAAGCATATAGTTGGCCATTTGGCCCGGGCACTAcgggccggcccaagcacggcactaAATAGCACGGCCCAGGAACGGCCCGGCCCGACGGCCTTCGCGCCAGTGCCTGGCACGGCCCGAccttagtgccgtgcctgggctgcCATTCTGGCACGTAGTGCCGGCCCGGGCACGGCACGCTATATGGGCCGGCCCGGTAGCGGCACGGCTCGTCACCATTGGATCTCCGGCCTCGCTCCCATCGGACCGTTGGATCTAGCCGTTGGAATAGGGGGTATAAAACCGCCcgtcccggccggccggccgcatCTCGCTCCGTCGCCCTAATTCATTTGCTCTCACTCTCTCGCCTCGCTCTCGGCTCTCCTCTCTCATCTCTCCCCCGTAGCGCCGTCTCGCCCGCTCCTCTCTcgcctcgctctcctctctcggTGAGTCGGCGTAGCCGCGTTGCCGCGTCGGCGACTCGCTCTCCTCTGTCACCACcgacttcctctcttcttctcgctctccgGTGGCCTCTGGAGCTACCGCTGGCTAGCACTggcacaatccctaaccctaaccctagctcaatcccaaaccctaacccttgaTCTTGCTTCGTCCTCGCCGGATCCGTCGTTGACCTCGCCGGATCCATCGTTGACCTCGCCGGATCCGTTGGATCTCCGGCCTCGCTCCCATCGGACCGTTGGATCCGGCCATTGGAATAGGGGGTATAAAACCCATCCCAACCGGCCGGCCGCATCTCGCTCCGTCGCCCTAATTCATTTGCTCTCCTCTCTCGGCGAGTCAGCGTCGCCGCGTCGGCAACTCGCTCTCCTCTCGCCTCcgacttcctctcttcttcttgctctccgGTGGCCTCTGGAGCCACCACTGGCTGGCACTggcacaatccctaaccctaacccttgctcaatccctaaccctaacccttgatctCACTTCGTCCTCACCGGATCCATCGTCGACCTCGCCGGATCCGTCGGTTTCCTCACCGGATCCGTCGGTTTCCTCGCCGGATCCATCCCTCGTTGTCGATTATGTGATCTCTTCCTATGTTTGTGTGATTATGTGATCTATGCGTTTCAGTGATCAAGTTAATATCAATTCTCTATGAACATGTAACTTTGAGTCTTTGATAAGTTCTCTGATATTCTGATATTTTGATGATGAAGTTAAGATTGAGATGATGAAGTTATTGTGATATTCTGATATTCTGATACTTTAAGAACATGTAACTTAAGATTGAGATGATGAAGTTATTGTCCCTGATATTCTGATCAGTTTGAGGTGTTGGGCACTTATAGTGCCAGTGCCGGCACGGGCACTGCTGGGCCGCCGTGCCCAGTGGCACGGCACGGCATGCCTAAGACctgatagtgccgtgcctgggccggtaCCTCGGCACGGCGGCACGGCTAGTCTACCGTGCCGCGTAGTACCGTGCCTAGCTGTGCCCGTGCTAGTGCCGTGCCGGGCGGCCCATTTGGCCAACTATACTGAAGCACACGCCTGGATTAAACAAACTTCACCACCACGCTAAGCAACTTTGCGTGAGCCCTTAAACAATGACCTCTACTTTTGTTTCAAGAGCTCCGCCAATTCTTTAAGATCTGTTTTATACAAATATTGTGGTAGTAGCCCTCAAATCCATTCTAGTAGACATTGGCGTATGGGTCCCACTCATCATTCAGCCATATCCACCATCTTTCCAATCAACTGAGCTAGGGGGTAGAAGAGGAGGGGAGGAGTACCGGAGATGCATGGCACATAGAGGGTGAGGAGCACCAGAGATAGACTACATGGGGAGGCGAGCCATGGTGGGGTCGAGTGCCTTACCCGGAGGAGAGAGCCGCAATGGGACGAGTGCCGGGGAAGTGAGCCGCGCCGGCTAAGGGCTTCACCTGGGAGCCACACGGGGGGAGGGGCATAGTGCGACAAGATGCATCGGGCtgaggggctccactaggggagGAGAATAGGGCGACAAGGTGGGAAAGATCGAGTCTAGATGGGAAAAACATGTGGGAGTAAGTTGGTGCAAAAAATCCTAAAAATAAATAGAGAACTTTCTAGTAGTACCCCCCTCGAAGATAAGGCTGAGGGGGAGATTTGGACGCCTCCATAAAGTAGGAAATTGATTTAGAGCCCTCTTGgattaagttttttttttccgcGACACCAAAAAGTAGAGTAGAGGTCCTATTTAGTTTCtatgttggagatgctctaacctaTCTATCCAGTTTCAAGTTCCTGACTCTACGTGTGGGTGCTGCGCTTATAGCTGATTCTTCCTTTAGTCACAAAAACGTGTCCATCGATTTTGAGGCACTATATTTTGTGATTTTGTCAAGATTTATCAGTCTGGTCTCTCCTATGCCCTTACACGGGTGTATGTGCACCTATATATGTATGCTCGTCTTTGGTAGCAAAAAAGGAATTTTCTCAACCTCAAGGTTTGCCATTCTCCCGTATATGCTAATAATAGTGTTCCGACCAGGAGTGAAATATAGTGGTAATGGCCATTTCATGGTGTCATACACGTAGAGCTTACTCCCTTCGTCGTGTAATATAATGTATTCTAAAGATTTTAGGACAGACACATGTACTCTCACTTTATTTCATAATCAGATGCTATCATCAGTATATAATTAATGGTAATTGGTTGATAGATGACAAGTAACAATATAATACCTATCAAATTTATGTAACTATTTAATGCAAAACTGTTTTGTCCCTAGAATCCCTTATATTTGGGTATAATTTTTCAATGCTTGCACACACTGTATTATATTGCAGAGAATATATATATGCTTTGGGGTGCGCTTGGTTCTCAGTTATACTTTGGAAAGTTTGATCTTTTACCCAGATCCCTTGCTCAAATTGTTGCCAACATATGTTCCAAGCTTCATGTTAACCCGTCGCATCTACATGCTGCACTAGTCTTTTTGTAACATATACACATTCCTGACCTTGTTACTAGCATGTTGCAATCGAAGTTCATGCTCAATTATATTAAAACTCTATGCGACATTTTTTAGTTGTTACTTTAGataagtttatacattttagCATATATACCAATAATTGTAGTTTAATTTAAGCACTCTAGCTTTTGTTAAaacatactactactactatatatatatatatatatatatatatatatataattcttttCATAGAGGATGAATGTCTTGAGTGCTATGGTGCAAACTATAATGACTGGTTATACTATTTTAGTAACTAAGAGTAGGTGGAGTTTATAAACCTATAATTTATTATTGATAAAATGTAAAAAGCAAAAAAATTGAATAAAAGATACATAAGCACTAGTGTTTGAACTTAAGCTAAGGTTTCAACTAAATACAAATTAAACCCCCGTAAAGGTGAATTGAAAATTATGCAAACATATATGGAGTAACTGGTACATTTGTCACAGCAAGATAGAGATTATATACTATCTAAATGGATATTATGTTACGAAAAGAATAACGAGAGAGTAAAGATAATCATTTTGATTAGCTGCGCATACTAAATTTATCCATAAAACTTTTAATACTTATGCAACATAAGATTCTAGAATATATCAGGGAGAGTACTAGTTGATGGGGGCTAGTATACAAAATAAATGTAGATAATACATGTACGGGTTTAATTTGTCCGGCGAAGCAGTAGTAATTTAATGTTGTATATTATGCATTaacttataaataaaatatacagCGATCCCAAATAGGTGCACGTGTGTTAATAGACCAATTTTCCTTAAAAATTGAGAAGGCCATAATCTAGTTTGATTTTTCTTGATATTTTAGAGCTGGTTATACAAGCATATGCATGACTATAATTGCAGTTCACTCCAAGGATAAAGTGAGTTTGATTCCTCTGCAAAAGACCATCTGTGGACCAGGCCTGTACCCTTTATTATAAATTAAACTTGACCGACAAAACTGATCTTTATGGCTTTATCCTTATTCCTTGCCCAATCTTTGATAGCATTTGATTCCAAGCTTTCATTCTAGGCTCTGGTCTTTTTGTTATGGCTGGAAGATGACAAAAGGTAGTTTTGTTTCTTCTtcagcagtttttttttttcctaGAAAGGCGATTAATCATCTGACATCTGAATCAGGATTGATCTGACAATTGCATGTTCAATAAATTCATTTCTATGTTTTGCCGATCATGAAGCTTAAACAAAGACTACTGGGGCATGTAGATGCGACGCGCGTTAACATGAAGCTTGGAACTAGATGTTGGAAACGGTTTGAGCAAGGGATCGATCTTTCTGGATAAAGGATCGATCAGTTTTATTTGCCAATCATGATTCTGATGAGTGaagaaccatatatataagcTGAAGCTCTACGAACATGACATGTGAAACTTTGAAAATGACTACTACCAGAGCGGTGTTTGGCGCCATGGACGCCAGTAGCAACGCAGGCACAAAAACAATCCTCATCCGTGATGGCCCAACCCATGAGATAGTACTCGCCATTGACGAGAGGACGGCGACGGCGAACGAGAGACTCAAGGCTCAATTCTCCAAGGTGGACACCAAGATCCACCGATTCCCCCGCGGCCTCCACGGGATCGGCGGCGACAGCGACCGCTACATCGTGCCGAGCGTGGTGGCCATTGGGCCGTACCACCATGGCTTGCCGCACCTGcagaagatggaggaggtgaaGCTCGCTGCAGCCTACCACCTTTACAAACACTCGGGTCGCTCCACGTCTATGGAGGTCTACGAGAAGATCTTGTCCGTCGTCAGCGACGCCCGCGGCTGCTACGACGCTGATGACCCGTCGGTGGCGGGCCTCAGCGACGCCGACTTGGCGATCATGATGTTCCTCGACGGCTGCTTCCTGCTGCAGTACATGGTCGGCGGCGGGGACGAGCCCGTGCTGCAGAACCGGATGACGCTCTCCACGGCGCCCAGCATTCAGA
This DNA window, taken from Miscanthus floridulus cultivar M001 chromosome 13, ASM1932011v1, whole genome shotgun sequence, encodes the following:
- the LOC136499398 gene encoding putative UPF0481 protein At3g02645; amino-acid sequence: MTLEALKERLHKTAERVQTRISMSPAMIHKFPRRLRGLGGEDNRYVVPGVVAIGPYHHGLPHLQEMEEVKHAVAYTMCRGSGRSVDDVYGKIVSIASDARRCYDADDAKVKGLSDAEFATMMFLDGCFLRWFMSSGDDDPLLKGCAISAGPSFLKDISMLENQIPWLVLEVLMEFWPVDMDSLVYLATRFLLCVKEKMVPSWIMRSQRFLHTFLEKCRHVVVPGQKTNTDGETRSITSHGRNFSVCQGDDR